From Streptomyces griseorubiginosus, one genomic window encodes:
- a CDS encoding ATP-binding protein, with protein MTSHAPEPPQSEPPPGSTPFGVMLRSLRRAARLTLEELSEASGVSVRALGDLERGRSRGPQRRTVDALAAALRLDVEQRERLQRLADAGRERAPAPAPPYLLRTVPDFTGRRQELADLEALATGTRTRAAVLFGPGGQGKTTLAAEAVRRLSGAFPDGSVCVQLHGMSEAPLPPAEALVLLLTALGQPPDRIPVDPVAREALYRTTLAGRRALIVLDDAADEALTRPLLPDAEGSFVLVTSRRPLAGLEGVRRIRLGGLSGGESARLLGRILGSPRTDGQSEAITRLTELCGHLPLALRIVGNRLSSRPSWTPARLVGQLADEERRLSGLVAGDLAVRSALALSYGQLTDPHRLLLRRLALVPGHDTGVELAAVLTGEDPPTTEGSLDLLVDRGLLEETAPGRYALHDLVRLFARERLRDEEETAEAVRLGMADWLLRSASAAGRWFEAPGAPEPWPGEVAAFAPGSAEAAEEWLTAERANWAGALPVLFAAGRHAEILHVSRTLYWFSDRRHQWPEWRALFSYGARSAAALGDRTAEAHQLNCLAWAHSVGAYQYVEGEELARRALELATETGAVGEQAWAWAYISGACLSLKRPAEAAEAAERASRLFEETGDTAGRAVSQRVLGKALRESGRAEEALTLHRALMGTSTGDVPGLDAYVEALLRHEIANDLLALERWPEAVAAFRIVTAPRSHGDLDRFHAQALTGLATALRHCGEVTEARTHLVRARELFTAAGDTTAASSTATAIEELGGVG; from the coding sequence GGTGAGTGTGCGCGCCCTGGGTGACCTGGAGCGCGGCCGCAGCCGGGGCCCGCAGCGCCGTACCGTCGACGCGCTGGCCGCCGCCCTGCGGCTCGACGTCGAGCAGCGCGAGCGCCTCCAGCGGCTGGCCGACGCCGGCCGGGAGCGCGCGCCGGCACCGGCACCGCCGTATCTCCTGCGGACCGTCCCGGACTTCACCGGGCGCCGGCAGGAACTGGCGGACCTGGAGGCGCTCGCCACCGGCACGCGCACGCGTGCCGCGGTCCTCTTCGGGCCGGGCGGGCAGGGCAAGACGACCCTGGCCGCGGAGGCCGTACGGCGGCTGAGCGGCGCCTTCCCGGACGGCAGTGTCTGCGTCCAGCTGCACGGCATGAGCGAGGCGCCGCTGCCGCCCGCCGAGGCACTGGTCCTCCTGCTCACCGCGCTCGGCCAGCCGCCCGACCGTATCCCGGTGGACCCGGTCGCCCGCGAGGCCCTGTACCGGACCACGCTCGCCGGCCGGCGGGCCTTGATCGTCCTGGACGACGCGGCCGACGAGGCGCTCACCCGGCCGCTGCTGCCGGACGCCGAGGGCAGTTTCGTGCTGGTCACCAGCAGACGGCCGCTGGCCGGTCTCGAAGGCGTACGGCGGATCAGGCTCGGCGGGCTCAGCGGCGGGGAGTCGGCGCGGCTCCTCGGGCGGATCCTCGGCTCCCCGCGCACCGACGGCCAGTCCGAGGCGATCACCCGGCTGACCGAGCTGTGCGGCCACCTCCCGCTGGCCCTGCGGATCGTCGGCAACCGCCTCTCCAGCCGCCCGAGCTGGACCCCGGCCCGGCTGGTGGGCCAACTCGCCGACGAGGAGCGCCGGTTGAGCGGCCTGGTGGCGGGCGACCTCGCCGTCCGCAGCGCCCTCGCCCTCTCCTACGGCCAACTCACCGACCCGCACCGGCTGTTGCTGCGCCGACTCGCCCTGGTCCCGGGCCATGACACCGGCGTCGAGCTCGCCGCCGTCCTGACCGGCGAGGACCCGCCGACCACCGAGGGCTCCCTGGACCTGCTGGTCGACCGGGGGCTGCTGGAGGAGACCGCGCCCGGCCGGTACGCCCTGCACGACCTCGTACGGCTCTTCGCTCGGGAGCGCCTGAGGGACGAGGAGGAGACCGCGGAGGCGGTCCGACTCGGCATGGCGGACTGGCTGTTGCGGTCGGCCTCGGCGGCGGGGCGCTGGTTCGAGGCGCCGGGTGCGCCGGAGCCGTGGCCGGGCGAGGTCGCCGCCTTCGCCCCGGGGTCCGCGGAGGCGGCGGAGGAGTGGCTGACCGCCGAGCGCGCGAACTGGGCGGGCGCCCTGCCGGTGCTGTTCGCGGCGGGCCGGCACGCGGAGATCCTGCATGTCTCGCGCACCCTGTACTGGTTCTCCGACCGCCGCCACCAGTGGCCCGAGTGGCGGGCCCTGTTCTCGTACGGCGCCCGGTCCGCGGCCGCGCTCGGGGACCGCACGGCCGAGGCCCACCAGCTCAACTGTCTCGCCTGGGCCCACTCGGTCGGCGCCTACCAGTACGTGGAGGGCGAGGAACTGGCGCGCAGGGCTCTGGAGTTGGCGACCGAGACCGGTGCCGTCGGCGAGCAGGCGTGGGCGTGGGCGTACATCAGCGGGGCCTGTCTGAGTCTGAAGCGGCCCGCGGAGGCGGCGGAGGCGGCCGAGCGGGCCTCCCGGCTCTTCGAGGAGACCGGCGACACCGCGGGCCGGGCGGTCTCCCAGCGGGTCCTCGGCAAGGCGCTGCGTGAGTCCGGCCGCGCGGAGGAGGCGCTGACCCTGCACCGCGCCCTGATGGGCACCTCCACCGGGGACGTGCCCGGCCTGGACGCCTACGTCGAGGCCCTGCTGCGGCACGAGATAGCGAACGACCTGCTGGCCCTGGAACGCTGGCCCGAGGCGGTGGCGGCCTTCCGGATCGTCACCGCACCCCGCTCCCACGGCGACCTCGACCGCTTCCACGCCCAGGCCCTCACCGGCCTCGCCACGGCGCTGCGCCACTGCGGCGAAGTCACCGAGGCCCGCACCCACTTGGTGCGTGCCCGGGAACTGTTCACGGCAGCCGGCGACACGACGGCCGCGTCGAGCACGGCGACGGCCATCGAGGAGCTCGGGGGCGTCGGTTGA